In Capsicum annuum cultivar UCD-10X-F1 chromosome 8, UCD10Xv1.1, whole genome shotgun sequence, the genomic window tattcaaaacctgaacaaatatgaccttcaattttgcaaccccatgcgttagtttcactcgcgcctacgcggaaaggtaatccaatcacatggtgccacgtcgttaaaagggctgacttggagggggggtcatatttgtgcagttttgaataattaaaggtcatatttgtgcactgtcaaaattttgttttttgtgttaaaacagagtcatttttattattattattattattataaattttttatttattctataaCAGCAACAgctagcttttttttaattaaaaaattgaacccgcgcagtaggctgaaggaagcgcatAAGAAGaccaaataacaccactgggctatctaagtgccttgtttcatgtggttcaacattaatatacgtacataaatatagattttctaccttatatatataacgtaatttttttgccgaggggttcgggtgaaccccatggcaatacgtaggtccgcccctgcattaatttaataacattttgatagcgttaatttaataacattgtaataacattaatttgataacgttaatttaatatactactactatccttaataacgttaatttaataacgttttattaaaactataatttttttattattagtatagtttcatctttaatttaatatttaaataaattatatttagatatattatataacttaaatttgtcctctgttttataatatatatacatacccgcgcgggtttttcgtatgaggctgacccacctaattaataaatcttcaatattgctcttttttcgcaatgacaaaagaaattagatgccattttcatctttgatccggaaataattaaaaaataatagtgaaaagtcatttaaaggtcatatttgtgcagttttgaatagttaaaggtcatatttgcgcactgtcaaagtttaagattatatttatgtattatgcccatAGATTTTAATCTGGACGCACCCAGTTTTGCATGTTGAACTCGCGTTTTGCCACATAGGatcgaaggtcatatttgtgcagttttgaatagttaaaggtcatatttatgcactgtcaaagtttaaggtcaaagttataatttggtgtcaaatttaggttcatatttatgtattatctcaaaaaaaaataaagtttgatacAAATGAGTTAAAAAGGAGagaaatgaataataaataatgtttgagaaaaataagagaaaaaaaaaaagaaaaaagaaaagaaaataaaggttaagaaaaatgaattaaaataagaaaaaaataaaaaattaaaattaaaataagaaaaaaaaaagataagaaaaaattaaaatgaagaaaatttttttttttgagaaacatATGCGcatgaaaagtataaaaatatttgaagctAGAGGGGCCAAAAGGTGCTTGTCTTAGAGGGTGTTTGGAAGAGCTTATAAGTTGGTCAAAATAGTTTAAAAGTCACTTTTTGTTTTTAGAAGTGTTTGGCAATTttgaaaattgctttaaaaaaatcaattttgactTAAAAAAGGCCAAAAACTAAAAGCTCAAAttcctaacttttttttttttttttgcttttaagccattttagtttgaccaattaaaagacattttttcCCCTCAAAATTCCCTCTTATTCCAAAATTATCCTTGTGTAGCCCAAAATAGGTTTTAATGCTTAACACTtgtattaattgaatattttcactttttgtatttaTGGAAACTTAACTTTATCTATATTAGTACTtcttttgtatgaaacttctaatttatgaaatatgaatttttatatattattctccttctttaatatattcttttaaatttgaacaattattattGTTCAACATATGAGTTTctctaataagaaaaataattcacCCTTCAAAATATATGGAGAATACTCAttgaagatatacaacttcatggGCGATTAGTGAATGATCCATCTATATTTCACGACGCAACATTCATATTCGCCAATGTTTTAATAGTGatagtcattactcaatcaacgAGCAATATGTTTTCTAATTTAAAgttttttatcaaacaaatagtatcatttgtgaccaactatttatccattaatgtaattataatgattagtaacatatatattttgcttaatgatttaaactttttaaccAATAAAACGTTTTTTAGCGCACAAattaatattcattcatgaaaatattatatatatatatatatatattaatttgaatcattttagaaataaaaattaataataatcaactctatatattgttaacaactttaagggtaTTTAAgacattttgataaaaaaaagtgcttaaaagcacttgtttaccaaacacatcaataactttttttcagttttaacacttttatccaaacacgtaactgcttatttttaaaataagttcagcactttcaaaaacacttttaaagaGTTTTTTAAAAGCCACTTTTTTCAGCTTATCCAAACGGGCCCTTATACATAAAAAGGAAGGAAAACTAATTTCTAAAGATTTTTCTTATGAGGGACTAAAAAACAAAGTCACCATTACTGGGGTCATCCCATGTAATTTTCGTCATAAAATAGGTTGGTTTTGATACTttgttttctataaaaaaaatcttacaaaAATAGTCTTCAAAGGGTGATCTTAATTTTTTTGCTCCTCTTAATAACTCTTGCTTGTATGGCACATGTCTTAACACTTGCCCACAAGACAAACCCACAAGACAAACTTTATGACATTTTAAGACAATGAACCTGCACAAAGAAATTAGAAGTTTTGCCTTTATAGAtagtttttagaataaaaaagatATGGTGTCCATTAGACCCACGTTTTAACTCTTGTTAATAAGGTATATATTTAGTACAATTTAAGACAACGAAACTGCTCAATTGATCCCAAATTTTACCTTATAGGcaaacattaaattttttttaggagtgataaaaattctaaaaattacacaaatgcacaacttatgttttcaatattacaaaaaatttcaactccctaaacatattacaaaaattccacatatacacagaatgctatgtatatctcgactatgttatgtatattactagggagagagtaaagtaattaaaaaaatggtagaaggtgtaattactttttaaaagttgatatttatgttatttatacataaaaattcAAGACAGAACACTGGGACATTAGATGTAAATTTCACAAATAGATTTGTCTAAATTTTACAtttcaaacaactttaaactttGTAAAATATGGCTAGCCTATTACCAATAGGGCCCAATTACTTTTGAGGAAGATGGATACATTTCGGACCCAATTTTCACATTTCCGCAATCTTCCCTCTCTCTCCTTTGACTTGTAACTTGTAAGTGCTCTCTCTCTCTGGGTTTTCCCCTTTTCCATGATTATGACTAGTCCCATGTGATTTTAGCTTCTATGCTTTGTTAGTACTGTTGTAATCAGTTTTCTGGAAATTTGTATTTTGAATTATGCATAAGATAATTTGATTAATGGGTCCAAATTTGTTGCTCGTCTTAAAGATTCCCTATTATGTTTAACATTTACCAATTGGGCTCAAAGTTATATATTTTACCAACAACAAATCCAGTCtggaagggtagagtgtatgcagactcGATGCTGGCAAACCGTGAAAAACGCAATATCAacatataaaagataaaaaaaaattgatttctatTCATCTATCTTAGCCTTGGTTGTACAAATTTACCTGGTATgtattgctggtgggaggtggtagATTTCTTGTGAAATTAATTGAGGTGCGGATAAACAGGTGTTCATACcgtctttataaaaaaaataataagatgcTTGTAACTTAGATAATGATAAGAAGTctaaaaaaataagggaaagaaagGAATATTACTGCCCTGTGGGCAAAGTTATTATTAAATATACCGAATCTCTCTAATTGTAGGCCAATACAATTCCTATTTCTAACTATCGTAAATGTAAGCAGTTTGACTGGAGATCCGTTTGGATGCAAACATCTAGATTTTAAATGAGTGGATTCAAACGTTTTTTGATTTCACATGACATGATTTTCAACTGTcatttgatgaaaaaaaattgaaatcagaATCAAATAATCGGGATTTGAGTTTGTATTATAAACCCAACTATTGAGTTGAGTTTGTGCGTCAAATCCAATTTTTCTTAGATATATTATTACCGTTCGAAAAATTAgctgactaggggggatagagttcggaatgagactatcagggagaaggctggtgtgactccagtggagaataagatgcgggaagtccgattgagatggttcggacacgtgatgaggaggggtatggatgccccggttcgtaggtgtaagaggctagctttggatggttttaggcggggtaggggtaggacgaagaagtactggggagaggtgattaggcgggacatggagcagttacagctcactgaggacatgaccctagataggaagatctggaagaTGTGAATTaaggcagaaggctagggtcagtttgggtcgctagtgtagggaattacttggtgggggtattattcttgttatgataccttgtttcatgctttattacgaatttgtttacttttctctgtttactattacttgtgggtgtcgtatttatgttatgccatcttgttccatgctttactatgaatttgtttagtatttcgtgtttcgagccgggggtctatcggaaacagcctttctacttctttagaggtagaggtatggactgcgtacatcttaccctccccagacctcactatgtgggaatacactgggtttgttgttgttgttgtttccatCGAAATGGAGCCCTTGATTAATTCAAAATATCCTTTGATAAATTGATTAGTCTAAACCAGTCGAGCTAGGTTAATATGCTGGAGAATTATAATTAGTTTCTCTGTTAATTTACAGTGTGATTATTGGCTATTAGAGAGGAATCAACTAACCCGAACTATTGGTTAGTCGAAAGTGAAATGCATAAAAAATGTTTCCTCGTTTCTGCCGGTTGACTGGAGAAAGTCCTCTTCATTATGGGATGGGATATTAGGGGAATGAAATGTTGGTTGGAATAGTTTAAATTTAAAGTAAGTATTACGTAGAGACCAGAAATTCACAACGGGATGTGATTTGAGGGCCAGAAAGCAAAAGCACAGGGACTCCAAATAATTGGAATTTTCACTTGTTCCAGACCCGCAGAACCAATGACAGGGAGTTAAGGTGTCAATTTTAATCGGTTTCCTTTCCCTCCTATGTTCCTGTACATGATACGGGGCACCTGTTCTGAATTTTTGCTCTATACGGGCCTAATCAAATAATTAATTAGTTGCAAATGCTCATGCATGCCGGTGCATGGGTGAACTAATCTTGTAATTAACCTAACTTCTAACCATTTCTTTAGAGTCCCAGGCTTGGTTGGTGAATTTACGTGATGAATGCTGCAACATCGTTATTTAGGAGGTTAAATATCAGAGAGCTGGTAACAAGAACACCTGCTTACAATACCGCTAGTGGTATGCATTCATTCTTACCCGAAGCATATGCTTTTGAAATAGATGAAATCTGTAAAGACTCTGATCTATGTTCCCATTGTGCAAATTTAAGATGTTTCTGGAGATGGATGAAGCATTAATTGGTTTAGCCATTTCAAAAAGAGAAACTTTTTTTTGTCCCAATGTTGCATATAAAACTTGCTTTAAAACCAATTAGCATCACTCTTGTTGTTAAACAGTTTTCTTACATGCAGAGAGTGATTCCAGGAAATATTATTGTTCGTCAAAGGAGAACCCGATTTCATCCTGGAAACTATGTTGGAATTGGGAAAGATCACACGCTTTATGCTTTGAAGGAAGGCTGTGTTAAGTTTGAGCACCACAAGTTGAGTGGGCGCAAATGGGTGCATGTTGAGCCCAAGGATGGGCATTTGCTTCTCCCAATCAACTCAAGCACTACAGCTGCCGAACCGAAGACAGCTACTTAAGTTTCTCTGATTTTTTAACTGTTGAGTGGTTCGTGGATAAGCCACGAAGGTTGTCTAGTCTTTGTAT contains:
- the LOC107856050 gene encoding 50S ribosomal protein L27-like: MNAATSLFRRLNIRELVTRTPAYNTASGNIIVRQRRTRFHPGNYVGIGKDHTLYALKEGCVKFEHHKLSGRKWVHVEPKDGHLLLPINSSTTAAEPKTAT